The following proteins are encoded in a genomic region of Sesamum indicum cultivar Zhongzhi No. 13 linkage group LG8, S_indicum_v1.0, whole genome shotgun sequence:
- the LOC105168954 gene encoding uncharacterized protein LOC105168954 codes for MSVLLKKRVQLLLFIVGVVVLSITAEKCRLLVGEEAASKSGQFTFLNCFDGSSGTLACVVKEGVKLYFYNIRALHVESKRNVAIETALADSVAQGMSAADAAKVAQKEGAKAAKLAKRKAKRIIGPIISSGWDFFEAIYFGGTITEGFLRGTGTLIGTYFVGFMGEQRFGRFGYLVGSHLGSWIGGRIGLMVYDVVNGIHYIMQFQKEETPAYEDASNDKMFEPESYMHESTGSRISDESSNYETPGDASFESTWSGISEESNSYETPTDESFDAREEL; via the coding sequence CTGAAAAATGTCGGTTATTGGTTGGTGAAGAGGCTGCATCAAAAAGTGGGCAGTTTACTTTCTTGAATTGTTTTGATGGGAGTTCTGGAACCCTTGCATGTGTAGTGAAGGAGGGTGTAAAACTTTATTTCTATAACATTAGGGCTCTTCATGTGGAGAGTAAAAGGAATGTAGCAATTGAGACTGCTTTGGCCGATTCAGTAGCCCAAGGCATGAGTGCTGCAGATGCTGCCAAAGTGGCCCAAAAAGAAGGAGCCAAGGCAGCAAAACTCGCAAAAAGAAAAGCCAAGCGCATTATAGGGCCAATTATTTCTTCAGGATGGGATTTTTTTGAAGCTATTTACTTTGGGGGTACCATAACAGAAGGGTTCCTTCGAGGCACAGGTACCTTGATTGGCACTTACTTTGTTGGTTTCATGGGAGAGCAAAGGTTTGGGAGGTTTGGTTATTTGGTTGGAAGTCATTTAGGCAGTTGGATTGGTGGAAGGATAGGGTTGATGGTGTATGATGTGGTCAACGGGATTCACTACATTATGCAGTTCCAAAAGGAAGAAACTCCAGCTTACGAAGATGCTTCAAACGATAAAATGTTTGAACCGGAGTCCTACATGCATGAATCAACGGGGAGTAGAATTTCCGATGAGTCCAGTAATTATGAGACTCCAGGTGATGCGAGCTTTGAATCAACATGGAGTGGCATTTCTGAGGAGTCCAATAGTTATGAGACTCCAACTGATGAGAGCTTTGATGCTCGTGAAGAACTTTGA
- the LOC105168955 gene encoding nicotianamine synthase, with amino-acid sequence MVCLRDPLVQKVCELYEKISKLDSLSPSPDVDTLFSQLVRTCIPPHPIDVTKLCAQIQDIRTKLIKLCGQAEGLLEKHYSTILGSFDTPLDHLSLIPYYSTSIXXXXLKLSSLEHGLLSQHCPNPTRVAFVGSGPLPLTSIVLASHHLTSSIFHNFDIDASANSMASKLIESHPDLSKRMAFYTNDIMDVSGAALRDYDVVFLAALVGMDMEEKMNVIEHLAKNMAPGAILMLRSAHGARAFLYPVVEPRHLRGFEVLSVLHPTDDVINSVVVARRCPTPVHSVDQGFGPLMLCSKCAEIQSFNPLSQMNLIEELTVEEHLC; translated from the coding sequence ATGGTTTGCCTGAGAGACCCCCTTGTCCAAAAAGTGTGCGAGCTGTACGAGAAGATCTCGAAGCTGGACAGCCTCAGTCCATCCCCCGATGTCGACACCCTCTTCTCACAGCTCGTCCGCACGTGCATTCCCCCCCACCCTATCGACGTCACCAAACTTTGCGCCCAAATCCAGGACATCCGCACCAAACTCATCAAACTCTGCGGCCAAGCCGAAGGCCTCCTCGAGAAACACTACTCCACCATTCTAGGATCATTCGACACCCCTCTTGACCACCTCAGCCTCATTCCCTACTACTCTACCTCCATCAANNNNNNNNNNCTCAAGCTCAGCAGCCTCGAGCACGGTCTCCTCAGTCAGCACTGTCCCAACCCTACCCGCGTCGCCTTCGTCGGCTCCGGCCCACTTCCCCTCACCTCCATCGTCTTAGCCTCACATCACCTCACATCCTCCATTTTCCACAATTTCGACATCGATGCATCCGCCAACTCTATGGCCTCCAAACTCATCGAGTCGCATCCTGATTTGTCAAAACGGATGGCGTTCTATACGAACGACATCATGGACGTGTCCGGGGCGGCCTTAAGGGACTACGACGTTGTCTTCCTGGCTGCCCTGGTGGGAATGGATATGGAGGAAAAGATGAATGTGATCGAGCATCTGGCCAAGAACATGGCCCCTGGGGCGATCCTCATGCTGAGGAGCGCCCACGGCGCTCGTGCTTTCCTGTACCCGGTGGTGGAGCCTCGGCATCTGCGAGGGTTTGAGGTGCTCTCGGTGTTGCATCCCACCGACGACGTGATTAACTCGGTGGTGGTTGCTCGTAGGTGCCCGACGCCCGTGCATTCGGTCGATCAGGGGTTCGGGCCACTGATGCTTTGCAGCAAGTGTGCTGAGATCCAATCGTTCAATCCCCTCAGCCAGATGAACTTGATCGAGGAATTGACCGTGGAAGAGCATCTTTGTTGA
- the LOC105168956 gene encoding uncharacterized protein LOC105168956, with amino-acid sequence MDNYSGPGLSTMSKPMRKRRSNLNRRPPNESQSPQEYRDSISLSSTPSDHVSDAPSEGNVVHEAMNWTKGLTSNQCISRASYTNLADAETVHNSYDMDRVFEESNSLNRSIEDNTAAASCKILTMSDNKMSEMLIGSVPSGQPGMTSDGIGTGSKFNKVKLKVGGVTHTIHTRSSSDGSSVAGTSATKSTPSDTIYPPHKLGHQENFDPHYFMGEKGGLRGVPWKDFSKIGFSFRKVDTLRVDAPEESVKPALKLGRSSKSKSIIKKYSSDEVYDVEDDEDDDEIRYLQKLKTSRIASYDNTEYEDDTRGKKLRKISRVMDRNIDGHALGIGDYDSSRSGKENKKSRSVRASEDTDYMEEEESVSDGEIEQKNKKQKKEPIDVSEYSKKESLITTRRRAILTGRDISPGLGASLIQFPDGLPPAPPRKPKEQLSEVEQQLKRAEAAQRRRIQNEKAARESEAEAIRKILGQDSSRKRREEKIKKRQEELAQERTANAATVASNVVRWVMGPSGTVVTFPDEIGLPSIFEPKLCSYPPPREKCAGPSCTNTYKYRDSKSKLPLCSLQCYKAINAKAQLLPAW; translated from the exons ATGGATAACTATAGTGGTCCTGGGCTTAGTACTATGTCGAAACCTATGAGGAAGAGGCGGAGTAATTTGAACCGTCGTCCTCCAAATGAATCTCAGTCTCCTCAAGAGTATCGTGATTCTATTTCACTGTCATCAACACCATCAGACCATGTTAGCGATGCACCAAGTGAAGGCAATGTTGTTCATGAAGCTATGAATTGGACAAAGGGACTGACATCCAATCAATGCATTTCTAGGGCATCATACACTAACCTTGCTGATGCTGAAACAGTGCATAACAGCTATGATATGGACAGAGTATTTGAGGAATCCAATAGCCTTAACAGGTCTATTGAAGATAACACCGCAGCAGCTAGCTGCAAGATTTTGACAATGAGTGACAATAAAATGAGCGAAATGTTAATTGGCAGCGTCCCATCTGGGCAACCGGGGATGACATCTGATGGAATTGGAACTGGAAGCAAATTCAATAAGGTTAAACTCAAGGTTGGAGGTGTAACACATACAATTCACACGAGATCCAGTTCTGATGGTTCTTCTGTAGCTGGAACTTCTGCCACTAAATCTACTCCTTCAGATACCATTTATCCTCCCCATAAACTGGGCCATCAG GAAAATTTTGATCCCCATTATTTTATGGGTGAAAAAGGTGGCCTTCGCGGTGTCCCATGGAAAGATTTTTCCAAAATTGGTTTCAGCTTTCGTAAGGTGGATACTTTGAGAGTGGATGCACCAGAGGAATCTGTCAAGCCAGCTCTGAAGCTTGGGCGGTCTTCTAAAAGCAAGtcgataattaaaaaatattcatctgATGAAGTATATGACGtagaagatgatgaagatgatgatgagattCGATACCTTCAAAAGCTCAAAACTTCCAGAATTGCGTCCTATGATAATACTGAATATGAAGATGACACCAGAGGCAAGAAATTGCGCAAGATCTCCAGGGTAATGGATAGAAATATTGATGGGCATGCTTTGGGCATTGGAGACTATGATTCTTCAAGATCAGGCAAGGAAAATAAGAAATCCAGATCAGTGAGAGCATCTGAAGATACTGACTATATGGAAGAGGAAGAATCGGTATCTGATGGTGAGATCGAacagaagaacaagaaacagaaaaaagagcCAATTGATGTATCCGAATACTCCAAGAAGGAAAGTTTAATCACTACCCGCCGGAGGGCTATTCTGACCGGTAGAGACATCTCACCAGGTTTAGGTGCTAGTTTAATCCAATTTCCAGATGGATTACCACCTGCCCCACCAAGAA AGCCAAAAGAGCAACTATCTGAAGTGGAGCAGCAATTGAAAAGAGCTGAGGCTGCTCAGAGGCGTAGGATACAAAACGAGAAAGCTGCTCGTGAGTCTGAG GCCGAGgcaattagaaaaatattgggTCAAGATTCCAGCAGGAAAAGGAGAGAAGAGAAGATTAAAAAACGCCAGGAGGAGTTAGCACAG GAGAGGACTGCAAATGCTGCTACAGTTGCATCCAACGTTGTGCGATGGGTCATGGGACCTTCAGGGACAGTTGTAACATTTCCAGACGAGATTGGACTCCCAAGTATATTTGAACCAAAGCTGTGCAG TTATCCACCTCCACGAGAGAAATGTGCCGGTCCTTCATGTACAAATACATACAAGTACAGAGATTCAAAGTCGAAGCTCCCTCTTTGCAGCCTCCAGTGTTACAAGGCAATAAATGCGAAGGCCCAACTTCTGCCCGCTTGGTAA
- the LOC105168957 gene encoding RNA polymerase II-associated protein 3 isoform X2: protein MARVPSKHSRDQAQDFEGLLNNLQDWELSFKDKDKKLRSDGVSEGKLDLLGQASRSTASARVNGKQTMEKSPSSDNTSAVRQYDYLTEYEALSRLSGGIQSQESFVDANSEKELGNEFFKQKKFVDAIDCYSRSIALSPTAVAYANRAMAYIKLKRFQEAENDCTEALNLDDRYIKAYSRRSTARKELGKLKESIDDAEFALRLEPQNQEIKKQYAELKSLLQKEILKKASGGLAGSVRGAQPGKPEVDKNKNVQKLQAVSTSSPEGRVAEILEEHPEGNNIRDVAAETSMEVETNNIRSTGFKPDTGSGTAKKKTKDTKQELRASVQELAAKAASLAKAEAAKNIVPPNSAYQFEVSWRGFSGDRDLQARLLKVTSPTALPGIFKNALSASILVDVIRCIATFFTEDMALGVEYLQNLAKIPRFDMIIMCLSPLDKADLSKIWNEVFSKGMTDYTDILGNLRLRYGIKQ from the exons ATGGCTAGAGTCCCCTCCAAGCACTCTCGCGATCAAGCTCAG GACTTTGAGGGGCTTTTGAACAACTTACAGGATTGGGAATTATCATTCAAGGACAAAGATAAGAAACTAAGATCAGATGGTGTCAGCGAGGGCAAACTG GATCTTTTGGGTCAGGCAAGTAGAAGTACTGCTAGTGCTAGAGTTAATGGAAAACAGACAATGGAGAAAAGTCCCTCTTCTGACAATACAAGTGCGGTCAGACAATATGATTATTTAACAGAATATGAGGCACTAAGTCGATTATCAGGTGGAATCCAATCTCAAGAGAGCTTTGTTGAtgcgaattctgagaaagagTTG GGTAATGAGTTTTTTAAGCAGAAGAAATTCGTTGATGCAATAGACTGCTATTCACGAAGCATTGCCTTATCACCCACTGCAGTAGCTTATGCAAACAGGGCAATGGCATATATCAAACTTAAAAG ATTCCAGGAGGCTGAAAATGATTGTACGGAAGCCTTGAATTTAGACGACCGGTACATAAAAGCATATTCTCGCCGATCAACCGCAAGAAAAGAACTTGGGAAACTCAAAGAATCTATTGATG ATGCTGAATTTGCTTTGAGATTGGAGCCACAGAACCAAGAGATCAAGAAGCAGTATGCGGAGCTAAAATCTTTGCTTCAGAAG GAGATTCTGAAGAAGGCATCTGGAGGATTGGCAGGTTCTGTGAGGGGAGCACAACCAGGGAAACCGGAGGTGgacaagaacaaaaatgtgCAGAAGCTCCAAGCTGTCTCAACAAGTTCTCCTGAGGGGAGAGTGGCTGAGATTTTGGAAGAGCATCCTGAG GGTAATAATATTAGAGATGTTGCTGCAGAAACATCCATGGAAGTGGAAACAAACAATATCAGAAGTACTGGATTCAAACCTGATACTGGCTCAGGGACTGCAAAG AAGAAAACCAAAGATACCAAGCAGGAGTTGAGGGCGTCGGTGCAAGAGCTTGCTGCAAAAGCAGCTAGTCTTGCAAAGGCTGAAGCGGCAAAAAACATTGTTCCACCAAATTCAGCTTATCAATTTGAGGTTTCTTGGCGAGGATTTTCTGGTGACCGTGACTTGCAGGCTCGCTTATTGAAG GTGACTTCACCAACTGCATTACCTGGGATATTTAAAAATGCATTGTCAGCCTCAATACTCGTTGACGTCATTAGGTGCATCGCGACCTTTTTTAC GGAGGACATGGCATTAGGTGTTGAATACTTACAGAATTTGGCCAAAATCCCTAGATTTGACATGATCATCATGTGTCTTTCGCCCTTGGATAAGGCTG ATCTTTCCAAGATATGGAATGAAGTTTTCAGCAAGGGGATGACAGATTACACTGATATCCTTGGTAATTTGCGTTTGAGATACGGCATAAAACAGTGA
- the LOC105168957 gene encoding RNA polymerase II-associated protein 3 isoform X1, which yields MARVPSKHSRDQAQDCLTGQDFEGLLNNLQDWELSFKDKDKKLRSDGVSEGKLDLLGQASRSTASARVNGKQTMEKSPSSDNTSAVRQYDYLTEYEALSRLSGGIQSQESFVDANSEKELGNEFFKQKKFVDAIDCYSRSIALSPTAVAYANRAMAYIKLKRFQEAENDCTEALNLDDRYIKAYSRRSTARKELGKLKESIDDAEFALRLEPQNQEIKKQYAELKSLLQKEILKKASGGLAGSVRGAQPGKPEVDKNKNVQKLQAVSTSSPEGRVAEILEEHPEGNNIRDVAAETSMEVETNNIRSTGFKPDTGSGTAKKKTKDTKQELRASVQELAAKAASLAKAEAAKNIVPPNSAYQFEVSWRGFSGDRDLQARLLKVTSPTALPGIFKNALSASILVDVIRCIATFFTEDMALGVEYLQNLAKIPRFDMIIMCLSPLDKADLSKIWNEVFSKGMTDYTDILGNLRLRYGIKQ from the exons ATGGCTAGAGTCCCCTCCAAGCACTCTCGCGATCAAGCTCAG GATTGTTTGACTGGGCAGGACTTTGAGGGGCTTTTGAACAACTTACAGGATTGGGAATTATCATTCAAGGACAAAGATAAGAAACTAAGATCAGATGGTGTCAGCGAGGGCAAACTG GATCTTTTGGGTCAGGCAAGTAGAAGTACTGCTAGTGCTAGAGTTAATGGAAAACAGACAATGGAGAAAAGTCCCTCTTCTGACAATACAAGTGCGGTCAGACAATATGATTATTTAACAGAATATGAGGCACTAAGTCGATTATCAGGTGGAATCCAATCTCAAGAGAGCTTTGTTGAtgcgaattctgagaaagagTTG GGTAATGAGTTTTTTAAGCAGAAGAAATTCGTTGATGCAATAGACTGCTATTCACGAAGCATTGCCTTATCACCCACTGCAGTAGCTTATGCAAACAGGGCAATGGCATATATCAAACTTAAAAG ATTCCAGGAGGCTGAAAATGATTGTACGGAAGCCTTGAATTTAGACGACCGGTACATAAAAGCATATTCTCGCCGATCAACCGCAAGAAAAGAACTTGGGAAACTCAAAGAATCTATTGATG ATGCTGAATTTGCTTTGAGATTGGAGCCACAGAACCAAGAGATCAAGAAGCAGTATGCGGAGCTAAAATCTTTGCTTCAGAAG GAGATTCTGAAGAAGGCATCTGGAGGATTGGCAGGTTCTGTGAGGGGAGCACAACCAGGGAAACCGGAGGTGgacaagaacaaaaatgtgCAGAAGCTCCAAGCTGTCTCAACAAGTTCTCCTGAGGGGAGAGTGGCTGAGATTTTGGAAGAGCATCCTGAG GGTAATAATATTAGAGATGTTGCTGCAGAAACATCCATGGAAGTGGAAACAAACAATATCAGAAGTACTGGATTCAAACCTGATACTGGCTCAGGGACTGCAAAG AAGAAAACCAAAGATACCAAGCAGGAGTTGAGGGCGTCGGTGCAAGAGCTTGCTGCAAAAGCAGCTAGTCTTGCAAAGGCTGAAGCGGCAAAAAACATTGTTCCACCAAATTCAGCTTATCAATTTGAGGTTTCTTGGCGAGGATTTTCTGGTGACCGTGACTTGCAGGCTCGCTTATTGAAG GTGACTTCACCAACTGCATTACCTGGGATATTTAAAAATGCATTGTCAGCCTCAATACTCGTTGACGTCATTAGGTGCATCGCGACCTTTTTTAC GGAGGACATGGCATTAGGTGTTGAATACTTACAGAATTTGGCCAAAATCCCTAGATTTGACATGATCATCATGTGTCTTTCGCCCTTGGATAAGGCTG ATCTTTCCAAGATATGGAATGAAGTTTTCAGCAAGGGGATGACAGATTACACTGATATCCTTGGTAATTTGCGTTTGAGATACGGCATAAAACAGTGA